Proteins from a single region of Haloterrigena alkaliphila:
- a CDS encoding DUF7519 family protein: MTADASGGGGHSGPGGNGVRDGPPFGSDRPRSRRGVALETGRETFEALKRGLWRALARPTASDVAMILATLAIGLVVGSRLAGPELAGLAMAAGLGAAVVTMLLGSDSPAVRGFGGALAVPVSVLVSSPALLATALTLRSSGVGPFAGLAVWALVVAALAAGLVSWDRLGDGGVRRGATGTGLATVGVIVVLVLRVVPESAVRERAGEAATDLLGVAGDVLVAADGRWAVVTFAALLLVAARASSQTLTYLPVERLVPPDRRGALAAGLARCHRACSWATRGALALGIVAIVAPAASQRFSSMPVTPGELRTELPAPAGDALAGLVTASGLRIALLGLLAFVVTLALLEWSRRALGGNVARLLARLLAPVVGGGVVALVLARALSETAVEADLQGLLEGAAPASVVELLGAFPAFALAAVLLVFTLGSLSSLLWTVTMLRVVRILPARAIGPALAAGAVFVLAVGLTVVGRVEPAIATATGAFVLWDIGEYADCIRTELGRGAATMRAELVHVGGSLLTGAVVAGGTVTCYRWAATDVSVTDPAHAAGAVGAGLLAVVLVAWALRG, encoded by the coding sequence GTGACGGCCGACGCCTCGGGTGGCGGCGGCCACAGCGGACCCGGTGGGAACGGTGTCCGCGACGGGCCGCCGTTCGGGTCCGATCGCCCCCGCTCGAGGCGCGGCGTCGCCCTCGAGACGGGCCGGGAGACGTTCGAGGCGCTCAAACGCGGCCTCTGGCGGGCCCTCGCGCGGCCGACCGCCAGCGACGTGGCGATGATCCTCGCGACGCTCGCGATCGGACTGGTCGTCGGCTCCCGGCTGGCCGGCCCCGAACTCGCGGGCCTCGCGATGGCTGCCGGACTCGGTGCCGCGGTGGTAACGATGCTGCTCGGCAGCGACAGCCCCGCCGTGCGCGGGTTCGGCGGCGCCCTCGCGGTCCCCGTCTCGGTGCTGGTGTCGTCGCCCGCACTGCTGGCCACCGCACTGACGCTTCGGTCGTCGGGCGTCGGTCCCTTCGCCGGACTCGCCGTCTGGGCGCTGGTCGTCGCCGCGCTCGCGGCCGGACTGGTTTCCTGGGATCGGCTCGGCGACGGCGGCGTCCGCCGCGGGGCGACGGGGACGGGCCTCGCCACCGTCGGCGTGATCGTCGTTCTCGTCCTCCGGGTCGTCCCCGAGTCGGCCGTCCGCGAGCGGGCCGGCGAGGCCGCGACGGACTTGCTAGGGGTCGCGGGAGACGTCCTCGTCGCCGCCGACGGACGATGGGCGGTCGTCACCTTCGCCGCGCTGCTGCTGGTCGCGGCGCGCGCCTCGAGCCAGACCCTGACGTACCTGCCCGTCGAGCGACTCGTGCCGCCTGACCGGCGCGGGGCGCTCGCGGCGGGCCTCGCGCGCTGCCACCGGGCCTGCTCGTGGGCGACTCGCGGAGCGCTCGCGCTGGGGATCGTGGCGATCGTCGCGCCCGCCGCGAGCCAGCGGTTCTCGTCGATGCCGGTTACGCCGGGGGAACTGCGGACGGAACTCCCCGCACCCGCCGGCGACGCGCTCGCGGGGCTGGTGACGGCCTCGGGACTGCGGATCGCGCTGCTCGGGCTGCTCGCGTTCGTCGTGACGCTGGCGCTGCTCGAGTGGTCTCGTCGCGCCCTCGGCGGGAACGTCGCTCGCCTCCTCGCGCGCCTGCTCGCGCCGGTCGTCGGCGGCGGGGTCGTCGCGCTCGTCCTCGCCCGGGCGCTCTCCGAGACGGCCGTCGAGGCCGATCTGCAGGGACTGCTCGAGGGTGCCGCGCCGGCGTCGGTCGTCGAGTTGCTGGGCGCGTTCCCGGCGTTCGCGCTGGCGGCGGTCCTGCTCGTGTTCACGCTGGGGTCGCTCTCCTCGCTGCTGTGGACCGTGACGATGCTGCGCGTGGTCCGGATCCTCCCCGCGCGGGCGATCGGTCCCGCGCTCGCGGCCGGCGCGGTGTTCGTGCTGGCGGTCGGACTGACGGTGGTCGGCCGGGTCGAACCGGCCATCGCGACGGCGACGGGCGCGTTCGTCCTCTGGGATATCGGCGAGTACGCCGACTGCATTCGGACGGAACTGGGCCGCGGGGCGGCGACGATGCGCGCGGAACTCGTCCACGTCGGCGGGTCGCTGTTGACGGGGGCCGTCGTCGCCGGCGGTACCGTCACCTGCTACCGGTGGGCCGCGACGGACGTCTCCGTCACCGATCCCGCACACGCGGCGGGCGCCGTCGGAGCGGGGCTGCTCGCGGTCGTCCTCGTCGCGTGGGCGCTTCGCGGCTGA
- a CDS encoding DUF58 domain-containing protein, whose translation MTEHRRQARWQVALVVALVTCLLAVALGLPALFFLAIAALGFVLAGAASASPDLGPDDVEIEDESDDAMAATEVAASDSEVADGDGAEDGESADDGESGDRDGESDDAALETDGTLRLERSLAETRVRPGAPVTVTIAVTNETDRVLPDVRIVDEPPANVPVTDGAPAFATALQPGETVTREYELTPPRGEYAFGPLTVRARSLSATAVATAEREPDGDTAFACETLLDAFPFQDRTIQFVGQAPTDDGGSGIEFFSTREYRRGDPINRIDWHRYARTRDLTTVEYREERSVTIVFVIDDRRDAHRERPDGGPDSFDLTLYAASRGVVASLEDGNRTGLATLSGTDWVDPGAGDGVRRRVEDALEDVSAGGGATNAAGEDRGTNAATGDRDTNAAPDDRVADPTSAVTDGGAASGPGLGGSSLAADLERRLPNRAQVAFCAPLLDDAAVDLVETLRTRGRAVTVVSPNVTAGTERSAPTPGARVAGLERANRIDALRGLGATVVDWDLAEPVSVALSRAFRARSAGLGGGSV comes from the coding sequence GTGACCGAGCACCGCCGACAGGCCCGCTGGCAGGTCGCACTCGTGGTTGCGCTAGTGACTTGCCTGCTGGCGGTCGCGCTCGGGCTCCCGGCGCTGTTCTTCCTCGCGATCGCCGCGCTGGGGTTCGTCCTCGCCGGCGCCGCGAGCGCGTCTCCCGATCTCGGTCCCGACGACGTCGAGATCGAAGACGAGTCAGACGACGCGATGGCGGCGACCGAGGTCGCAGCGTCCGATAGCGAGGTCGCGGACGGCGACGGAGCGGAGGACGGTGAGTCGGCGGACGACGGTGAGTCGGGAGATCGCGATGGCGAATCGGATGACGCCGCGCTCGAGACCGACGGCACGCTCCGCCTCGAGCGAAGCCTCGCGGAGACCCGCGTGCGCCCGGGCGCGCCGGTGACGGTGACGATCGCGGTGACCAACGAGACCGACCGCGTCCTCCCGGACGTCCGGATCGTCGACGAGCCGCCGGCCAACGTGCCGGTGACCGACGGCGCGCCCGCGTTCGCGACCGCCCTTCAGCCGGGCGAGACCGTCACCCGCGAGTACGAACTGACGCCGCCGCGAGGCGAGTACGCCTTCGGCCCGCTGACGGTTCGGGCCCGGTCGCTGTCGGCGACCGCGGTCGCGACCGCCGAACGCGAACCCGACGGCGACACCGCGTTCGCCTGCGAGACCCTGCTCGACGCCTTTCCGTTTCAGGATCGGACCATCCAGTTCGTCGGACAGGCGCCGACCGACGACGGCGGCAGCGGCATCGAGTTCTTCTCGACGCGGGAGTACCGCCGCGGCGATCCGATCAACCGGATCGACTGGCACCGGTACGCCCGGACGCGGGACCTCACGACCGTCGAGTACCGCGAGGAACGGTCCGTCACGATCGTGTTCGTGATCGACGACCGCCGCGACGCCCACCGCGAGCGGCCCGACGGCGGCCCCGACTCGTTCGACCTCACGCTCTACGCCGCGTCCCGCGGCGTCGTGGCGTCGCTCGAGGACGGCAATCGAACCGGGCTGGCGACGCTCTCGGGGACCGACTGGGTCGATCCCGGCGCCGGAGACGGCGTCCGGCGGCGAGTCGAGGACGCTCTCGAGGACGTCTCCGCCGGAGGGGGTGCGACGAATGCCGCTGGTGAGGACCGTGGCACGAACGCCGCTACCGGTGACCGGGACACGAACGCCGCTCCCGACGACCGAGTCGCGGACCCCACCTCGGCGGTGACCGACGGCGGTGCGGCGAGCGGACCGGGACTCGGGGGGAGTTCCCTCGCGGCCGACCTCGAGCGCCGCCTGCCGAACCGGGCGCAGGTCGCGTTCTGTGCGCCGCTGTTGGACGACGCGGCCGTCGACCTCGTGGAGACGCTGCGGACCCGCGGGCGGGCGGTCACGGTCGTCTCCCCGAACGTGACCGCCGGCACCGAACGGTCAGCGCCCACGCCCGGCGCTCGAGTCGCCGGACTGGAGCGGGCGAACCGGATCGACGCCCTTCGGGGACTCGGTGCGACCGTCGTCGACTGGGACCTCGCGGAGCCGGTGTCGGTCGCCCTCTCGCGGGCGTTCCGCGCCCGCAGCGCCGGACTCGGGGGTGGGTCGGTGTGA